The proteins below come from a single Oscillospiraceae bacterium genomic window:
- a CDS encoding MFS transporter, which yields MSENAKASNVNRAKLYQLVLFPLNNGATNVYYVLVLSYIATFGSNVLALGTLFASVMVTAMRLCDAITDPIIGALMDRTNGKFGKFRPFMAIGNIIMAVSILILYGITPMIPDTMMWARYAAFVGLYFVWVIGYTFQTSCTRSGQTVLTNDPKQRPLFTIFNTVGSLLGMGIMQFLAPILAKSYEGGYSSAGFFRTLAPVGIAMSVVLTILAIIGIWEKDQPKYFGIGGEKPQKVKVSEYIQIIRENKPMQRLMIAGAGTKLALSIANNTTVLCMLYGCMMGAYDGLYLPMMVLGYLFSVPFFLLSVRTSQKKGQKASLTKYVGVALACYVGVLVLLLLWGHGDAFHLSLLGENGLSINLYTVLFVLFFGIGYGAYYATADMPIPMVADCSDYETYRSGKYIPGIMGTLFSLVDKLVSSLAATVVGIAVTFIGLNNLPTQYDPYTPGMNVVVIVLFCAIPMVAWAATLIAMKGYALTGEKMKEIQAVNACRRDAVANGMTLEAAMEKWQTLDQLPESYRA from the coding sequence ATGAGCGAAAATGCAAAGGCGTCGAATGTCAACCGCGCCAAACTCTACCAGCTGGTACTGTTTCCGCTGAACAACGGTGCCACCAATGTCTATTATGTCCTGGTGCTTTCCTACATTGCTACCTTCGGCAGCAATGTGCTGGCGCTGGGCACCCTGTTTGCCTCGGTCATGGTCACGGCCATGCGTCTGTGCGACGCTATCACCGACCCGATCATCGGTGCGCTGATGGACCGCACGAACGGCAAATTCGGTAAGTTCCGCCCGTTTATGGCCATCGGCAATATCATCATGGCCGTCAGCATCCTGATTTTGTACGGCATCACCCCCATGATCCCTGATACCATGATGTGGGCGCGCTATGCCGCGTTTGTGGGGCTGTACTTCGTCTGGGTCATCGGCTATACCTTCCAGACCAGCTGCACCCGTTCCGGCCAGACTGTGCTGACGAACGACCCGAAGCAGCGCCCGCTCTTCACGATCTTTAACACGGTCGGCTCCCTGCTGGGCATGGGCATCATGCAGTTTCTGGCGCCGATTTTGGCCAAAAGCTATGAGGGCGGCTACTCCTCCGCAGGGTTCTTCCGCACGCTGGCCCCGGTCGGCATCGCTATGTCGGTTGTGCTGACCATCCTTGCCATCATCGGCATCTGGGAGAAGGACCAGCCCAAGTATTTCGGCATCGGCGGCGAAAAGCCCCAGAAGGTCAAGGTCAGCGAATATATCCAGATCATCAGGGAAAACAAGCCCATGCAGCGGCTGATGATCGCGGGTGCCGGCACCAAGCTGGCGCTCTCCATCGCCAACAACACAACGGTCCTCTGCATGCTGTACGGCTGCATGATGGGCGCTTACGATGGGCTGTATCTGCCCATGATGGTGCTGGGCTATCTGTTCAGTGTGCCGTTCTTCCTGCTCTCTGTGCGCACAAGCCAGAAGAAGGGCCAGAAGGCAAGCCTGACAAAGTATGTCGGTGTGGCGCTGGCCTGCTATGTCGGCGTGCTGGTCCTGCTGCTGCTGTGGGGCCACGGTGATGCATTCCACCTCAGCCTGCTGGGGGAGAATGGCTTGTCCATCAATCTGTACACGGTTTTGTTTGTCCTCTTCTTCGGCATCGGCTACGGTGCATACTACGCCACTGCCGATATGCCTATCCCGATGGTCGCCGACTGCTCCGATTACGAGACCTACCGCTCCGGCAAGTATATCCCCGGCATCATGGGTACGCTGTTCAGCCTTGTCGATAAGCTGGTGTCCAGTCTGGCTGCCACGGTCGTCGGCATCGCTGTGACCTTCATCGGCCTGAACAACCTGCCTACCCAGTATGACCCCTACACGCCGGGCATGAATGTCGTTGTCATCGTGCTGTTCTGCGCTATCCCGATGGTCGCCTGGGCGGCCACCCTCATCGCCATGAAGGGCTACGCCCTGACCGGTGAGAAGATGAAGGAGATTCAGGCTGTCAACGCCTGCCGCCGCGATGCCGTTGCAAACGGTATGACGCTGGAGGCTGCCATGGAGAAGTGGCAGACCCTTGACCAGCTGCCCGAAAGCTACCGCGCCTGA
- a CDS encoding glycoside hydrolase family 2 protein, with amino-acid sequence MRSTTKLMKNWQFTGPDGKTAAVNLPHTWNNIDGQDGGNDYWRGTCTYTTQFAAPAYDAETQQVWLQFEGVNASARVTLNGQEVMRHDGGYSTFRAEVTGLLAEENELTVAVDNSKNDRVYPQKADFTFYGGIYRDVSLLVVSKNHIALDYLGSCGVQITPTVNGANADITVKTRVEGEGEIEFSILDAAGAEVLTGKGSDAAVTLAHPHLWDGVRDPYLYTCAVRLVLNGAVQDEVRQRFGVRSFHVDPQKGFFLNGRAYPLHGVSRHQDRKGLGNAITREMHDEDMQLIKELGANTIRLAHYQHDQYFYDLCDEAGMVVWAEIPYISEHMPNGRENTISQMKELIVQNYNHACIVCWGVSNEITISTKDKRDMLDNHRVLNDLCHEMDKTRLTTLACYAMCGPFNPVAHITDLVSWNLYLGWYVPGLFLNDLWMDFFHLCYPNRALGFSEYGAEGMPNLHSEHPRRGDHTEEYQAIYHEYMLRCFERHSWLWSTHVWNMYDFAADARDQGGEPGMNHKGLVTFDRKTKKDSFYIYKAWWSDEPFVHICSKRFADRTQSEIEVKVYSNQKQVSLYVNGEKLDEQAGEHIFKFRVKLDGETKVQAVAGDCIDDAVFRKVETPNPAYKLGKAKSSSANWV; translated from the coding sequence ATGCGAAGCACGACCAAGCTGATGAAAAACTGGCAGTTCACCGGGCCGGACGGCAAAACCGCTGCGGTGAATCTGCCCCATACCTGGAACAACATCGACGGTCAGGACGGTGGCAATGATTATTGGCGCGGCACCTGCACCTATACAACGCAGTTTGCGGCCCCCGCTTATGACGCTGAAACGCAGCAGGTCTGGCTGCAGTTTGAGGGCGTCAACGCCAGCGCAAGGGTCACGCTGAACGGTCAGGAGGTCATGCGCCATGACGGCGGCTACTCGACCTTCCGCGCAGAGGTGACCGGCCTGCTGGCGGAGGAGAATGAGCTGACCGTGGCGGTGGACAACAGCAAGAACGACCGCGTCTATCCCCAGAAGGCGGACTTCACCTTCTACGGCGGTATCTACCGCGATGTCAGCCTGCTGGTCGTCAGCAAAAATCACATTGCGCTGGACTATCTGGGCAGCTGCGGCGTGCAGATCACCCCGACCGTCAACGGCGCAAATGCAGACATCACCGTCAAGACCCGCGTTGAGGGGGAGGGCGAGATCGAGTTCTCGATCCTCGATGCCGCCGGGGCTGAGGTGCTGACAGGCAAGGGCAGTGACGCCGCAGTCACGCTTGCGCATCCCCATCTGTGGGACGGCGTACGCGACCCCTATCTCTACACCTGCGCGGTGCGTCTGGTGCTGAACGGGGCCGTACAGGACGAGGTGCGGCAGCGCTTTGGCGTGCGCAGCTTCCATGTTGACCCGCAGAAGGGCTTCTTCCTCAACGGCCGCGCCTACCCGCTGCACGGCGTTTCCCGCCATCAGGACCGCAAGGGGCTCGGCAATGCCATCACCCGGGAAATGCATGACGAGGATATGCAGCTTATCAAGGAGCTGGGTGCGAACACCATTCGGCTGGCGCACTACCAGCACGACCAGTATTTCTACGACCTCTGCGATGAGGCTGGCATGGTCGTCTGGGCAGAGATCCCCTATATCTCTGAGCATATGCCCAACGGGCGTGAGAACACGATCTCCCAGATGAAGGAGCTGATCGTTCAGAACTACAACCATGCCTGCATCGTCTGCTGGGGCGTCTCCAATGAGATCACGATCTCCACAAAAGACAAGCGCGACATGCTGGACAACCACCGCGTGCTGAACGACCTCTGCCATGAGATGGATAAGACCCGCCTGACCACGCTGGCCTGCTATGCAATGTGCGGCCCCTTCAACCCGGTGGCCCACATCACCGATCTGGTCAGCTGGAACCTGTACCTCGGCTGGTATGTGCCGGGCCTCTTCCTGAATGACCTCTGGATGGACTTTTTCCATCTCTGCTACCCGAACCGCGCGTTGGGCTTCAGCGAATACGGCGCCGAGGGCATGCCCAACCTGCACAGTGAGCATCCCCGCCGCGGTGACCATACCGAGGAATATCAGGCAATCTACCATGAGTACATGCTGCGCTGCTTTGAACGCCACAGCTGGCTGTGGTCGACCCATGTATGGAACATGTACGACTTTGCTGCAGACGCCCGCGATCAGGGCGGCGAGCCGGGCATGAACCACAAGGGTCTTGTCACCTTTGACCGCAAGACGAAGAAGGATAGCTTCTATATCTACAAGGCGTGGTGGAGCGATGAGCCGTTTGTGCATATCTGCTCCAAACGCTTTGCGGACCGCACCCAGAGCGAGATCGAGGTCAAGGTCTACTCAAACCAGAAGCAGGTAAGCCTTTATGTCAACGGCGAAAAGCTGGATGAGCAGGCAGGCGAGCATATCTTCAAGTTCCGCGTCAAGCTGGACGGCGAGACGAAGGTTCAGGCCGTGGCAGGGGATTGCATCGACGATGCGGTATTCCGCAAGGTCGAGACCCCGAACCCCGCCTACAAGCTGGGCAAGGCAAAATCCTCCAGCGCAAACTGGGTATAA
- a CDS encoding AEC family transporter, which yields MQNLLFSLNATMPVFFVMVVGYLLGQTGFLPPAFCKAADKLCFKVTLPAMLFLDMGSVDILHDFQPGFVLFCFAATLVGILAVWAGAKRFLKDKALVGEFVQAGYRSSAAVLGVAFIQNIYGNAGMAPLMILGSVPLFNIFAVLILMMESPLQRSTPSAGQLLRGVATNPILLGILFGTVYALLPFTLPQMVTKTMSSLASLTTPLSLLSIGASFEGTKAIQKLGPTVAAAFIKTVGLAAVFLPCAVALGFRDEELVALLIMLGSPTTPSAYVMSKNMGHEGVLTSSCIALTTLLSALTLTGWIFLLRCGGYL from the coding sequence ATGCAAAACCTGCTGTTTAGTCTGAATGCCACCATGCCGGTGTTCTTTGTCATGGTGGTGGGGTATCTGCTGGGGCAGACAGGCTTTTTGCCGCCTGCATTCTGCAAGGCAGCGGATAAGCTTTGCTTTAAGGTCACGCTGCCTGCCATGCTGTTTCTCGACATGGGCAGTGTGGATATTCTGCATGATTTCCAGCCCGGATTTGTGCTGTTCTGCTTTGCGGCTACGCTTGTCGGCATTCTGGCCGTCTGGGCAGGGGCCAAGCGCTTCCTGAAGGACAAGGCTCTGGTGGGGGAGTTTGTGCAGGCGGGCTACCGCAGCAGCGCCGCCGTGCTGGGCGTGGCGTTCATCCAGAATATCTACGGCAATGCGGGCATGGCCCCGCTGATGATTCTGGGCAGTGTGCCGCTGTTCAACATTTTTGCCGTGCTTATCTTAATGATGGAATCCCCCTTGCAGCGCAGCACACCGAGCGCCGGGCAGCTGCTGCGCGGGGTTGCCACCAACCCGATCCTGCTGGGCATCCTTTTTGGCACAGTCTATGCGCTGCTGCCGTTCACGCTGCCCCAGATGGTCACCAAGACCATGAGCAGCCTTGCGTCCCTCACCACGCCGCTGTCGCTTTTGTCGATCGGCGCATCGTTTGAGGGAACAAAGGCCATCCAAAAGCTCGGCCCCACGGTGGCGGCGGCCTTCATCAAGACGGTCGGTCTGGCGGCGGTGTTTCTGCCTTGTGCAGTAGCGCTCGGCTTCCGGGATGAAGAACTCGTTGCGCTGCTCATCATGCTGGGCAGCCCTACGACCCCCAGCGCCTATGTCATGAGCAAGAATATGGGCCATGAGGGCGTGCTGACATCCAGCTGCATCGCCCTGACAACGCTGCTTTCTGCCCTGACGCTGACGGGCTGGATCTTCCTGCTGCGCTGCGGGGGATACCTGTAA